In Aythya fuligula isolate bAytFul2 chromosome 21, bAytFul2.pri, whole genome shotgun sequence, the DNA window ACAAATCGGGCAGATAGGAGCTTATGTCAACTGTCAAAATGGTAAGTGACCTTATCCTGCAGCGCCAGTGGGATAAAATCGGGGCCGAGCTGGCTTTGACTGCTGCCTTGGCTGTGCGGCGTGTTGCCGTCCTCCTCCCTAAAAGCCAAAAGCCGCTGGCGtgctgggcagaggcagcaagCACCCAGGGTCCTGGGGCATCAGCATCTCCCCTCTCGGCTTTCCCTTGTGCTCAGGTGGTTTTTAATCCTTTGCGTTTTGGGGGAGCATCGCTGTGGAAGTGTCTTCTGTGTCGGGTCCCCCAGTGGGCTGCTGGTTTGTGGCAGGTTTCTGGCTCAGCTGGCAGCTCATCCATAGGGGCAAGCCTGGAGCTTCCCGCGGGACAAGGTGAGCTTGCAAAagggggggaggcaggagagTCGTCTGCTCCTCCAGCCGCTAGCAAACGCTAATGGGAAGCAGATTAGGTGACATGAGAGCAGCCTGCAAACACGCCTTGGCTGCAAAGCGCTTTCTGTTCCGAGGGCCAGAAAAAGAGTTCAAGGAGGAGAAAGTGTCCCTGGGTCCTCCCTCCAAATAAATCACCCCAGCGTGTTTATGCAGGCGTCGGGCTGCTTGCAAAAGTGGGTAGAAGAGGATATTTACAGCACTGTGGTGGTTGCTTGGAGAGCTCAGGTCAGTGAGGAAAagaggatttttaatttttttttttgtgtgtgtgctgggaaaAGGCCAGATGCGTGTCAGCTCggtgttttgggggggttgCAGCAGCGCAGGGCTGTTCTTCCAAGCCCTTTGCAAGACGCCGTCTGTCCTTGTGCAACCCCGAGGCTGCGAGGAGGCTGTGCCCGCGTGGGGgaattgctgctgctggctgcagggggctTGGAGCTTGTTCTGCAGGTTAAATGGGAATTTGGGCGGTGAACATCAATACCGGGGTGCAAGACCCTGGGCAAGTTCGCAGTGTTTTTCTCACTCTGGTGGCGTGGGTGTTAGCCTAGCCTGTTTCCCAGGCTAAAACACCAAATAATCAATGGTTGAGgtcagaagaggaggaaaaagagtcCCTTgatatttccttccttttcctgtgGCGGGGGAGCCTTGGGAAGGTTGGTCTGCTCTGACCTTCCTCattcctccctcttcctcccctgcccACCATGGCCGTGCTGTCACCTCCCttggggggctggaggggagcaggagagcTGTAGGAACACCTATAGGAACACGCACCCATGTGTGTGTGtccttggggctggggggcttgCTGCAGGcccccctgtgctgcagctctcaggGTTTTGGGGCACGGGGGAAGAAACAGATCATTTTTTTGGGGATCGTTTAGGGTCTGTGCATCCCCTGATTCTCACTCCTGTGGGAGATGAGGGTCCAGGTGGGGGGAAAATGGTTTCACGTGGTGAGTTGGGGTCAGCTCTTCAGGGCGGGGTGGTGGCATCTGGCAGATGCTTGGGACCGTTTTGCTCTTTGCGGCTCCCTGGGCTTGCCCTGCTGCGATTTCTCTCCTGTGCATCACCCCTCGGGCTCAGGGGTCTCTGCTCcgtccttcctcttcctcttggTGACCTTTCAGGGCGCCGTGCTGGGCGTCTCGCGTTACCGGAGCGGGTGGGCCATCGATCGCAGGGAGGACGCTTGGTGCTTTCCAGCCTCTGAGCACGGCTGAGCCCCTTCGGCTGGATGCTCGGAGCTGGCAGGGATGGATTTGGCCCTGCAAGGTCGCTGGGCACGGGGTGGATGTGGCAGCGTGTGCTTACACCCAGGGCCGGCGTTTCTTTCCTTGTGAAAAGGttctgcagcagccagagcaggatTCGTCCCCCCGTGGGGTGCCTGGGGGTCTCTCCACGCTGCCCCCTGTCCAGAGGGGacctgtggggctgctccccccctCTGATcccatctcttcttccttcccgCAGGAAAGGCTCGGGGACGGGCCCAGGCAGAGCGTCCGGACCCCCTGTGCCATGGCTTCGTCTGAGCTGCCCCCATGCCCCGCAGTAGGTACTGTcaccagctggagctgggttttttggggggaggaaagCCGGCAGGAAGGGGGGACATCACCCAATTCCCCATCAGAGCCTCGTAGTACCACCAGACCACCAGGGGCTACTGCAGGGGTTTTTGGGTGGCGATGCTCTCTGCCATACCCCGCatccctctctgctccctggggcaAATCCGTGCTGGGGTGACACCAGCTGATGGGGTTCCTGCTCGCAGGTGACCGCCTCGCCCCAGAGGCCCCCGGCGCGCTGCCCCACGGCGAGGAGGACCTGGGCGAAGCCTTTGACTTTGAGGACAGCGACGAGGAGGACGACGAAGACTCGGCAGCCGAGGCCGAGCCGAGCAGGGGTGCGGTCCTTCAAGCACCCCCCCGCAGGCGCCgtgccaccagctccagcattggtgagccccccccccgtgtccccaaaGTGTCCCCTTTGGGTGGCCGAGCCTGCGCCGTGCTGCAAGCTCGGGCACTGACcccatttctctgttttttccctttgcagaggGGCTGGTGCTAGAGACCCAGGAAGGGTaagtggggttttggggtggtctGGGGAGAAAATGCAACTTTGGAGGGGATCACCCTCTCTTTAGCATGTCCCAGTCTTGTGCTGTGCCTCGTTTTCCATGTTTTATTCCCACTGCTCACAGCTTGCAAAAAGGGCTGGATGTGTGGGGTCAGGGCCTGAAGCAAGCAGACCCTGGGGGTTTGTGCGTGTCCCCCCCCAGAGAATGCAGGGGCAAaggggcagcccccacaggggTGGGGACCCCGCATCCAGCCTTCCTGGTGAGTCTTCCCCGTGCCTTTGCAGAGCCAAGATTCAAAAAAGCCATTTTGGGGACTTGTGCATCCTGCCTGTGTGGGTTGCCTGGACTAACTTAAGCCACTGTAACCCTAAAAATTTGGTCCCCAAGCCCTGGAGGGcgacagcaaagcagcagatgtGCAGAGTCCCCTGCAGGGCCAGACCCACGTGCAGCCATGCTCTCCGTAGGGTCAGTATTAATAGCAACCGGTGGCTTTGAGGCTGCAAGCTCCCTGCTGGGGCTTTGCAAGCATCTGGAGGCGAGCAAAAGAACACgagcagccaccagcactgctgccgAGCACGGCTTGttgaatttttctcttcttacttttttttttttttttttttggttttgttttaatttgcgTTGGGGTTGCATTTAACGAACGAGCTCATCCTGCTGCTCCGGAGGTGCGCAGAGCCCCCGCGCTTGCATCCCACCCCCTGATTTCGCAGCTCACATTTCTGCTGCCGGAAAGCCGGAGGCATCGACCTTGACTTTTTAACGCGTCCGCTTTTCTGGCGGCGCGAAACTTCCTCCgtgggctgcagctgggtttGCATCCCGGGCAAGGCAGgggttttattttgctgctgtgccCCCAAAGGGGGTGTGAGCCCCATACGCTGGGGGGTgatggggtttggggtttgtaTGCATCCAGCCCTGGGGGCTTtggcaccccagggtgctctCTGATGGTTCTTTTGccctccctgcaggctgccGGCGGGGGTGAGCAATGGGGAGGCTGGTGGGGCCCCCCCTGACATCGGCACCCAGACCTGGAAGAGCAAAAGCAGCCACCGAGGTGGGTTAAAACAcgtggggagaaggaaaaagcacagCCTGAGCTGAAaaacccagcctggccttgggaaCAGGGAATGATTTTGTGGTCCTGCCTTGATTTTTGGGGTCCTGACACGGGTCTGTTTTCTTGCTTCCCCCCCCAAGGCGAGCGCTTCGAGTTCCCAGCAGTGGAGGATGATGTGATTTATGACGACGTCCCCTGTGAAAACCTTGATGCTGACCAAGACGGTAGGGGCAACCTTCCCTCCTGGGGTCATCATTTTGTGGGGGGCGTGAACCCATTTCACAGCCAGGCAAACTGAGGCACCGGGAGGGGAGCATCACGAGCAACGTCCCCGTTCTGCCCCTCCAGAAGAGGCTGCCAAGGGGCAATACAGCAGGAAAACATCCAGGACTGGGGAGGGTGCTGGGTTTGCAAAACCCTGATCTTCTGGGATccctggggagggaaaagagcGACATTTTACCTAAACGTCCCAGGGGCAGAGCGCAGCCTGATCTACGAGGACGTGCAGCGAGGCGAGGGGCCGCGGGCGGGCGAGGATTTGGGCTGGAGCTCCAGCGAGTTCGAGAGCTACAGCGAGGACTCGGGCGAGGAGAGCAAGCCAGAGGCTGAGCCGGCCAAGCAGCGGGCGTCCTTCCAGCCCAAGGTAACGCTGGCGATTCCCTCTGCCTTGTTAGCTTGCaactcacttcttttttttctttttctttttctttttttttttttcatgggttTCCTGGATATATCTCGCCTAAAGGTCAGGGGCTGCCCCGTGCTCTCAAGCAATACGAAACCAGCACAGCCTCATGAGCTgctcttggatttttttttttttttttttctctatttactcttttccttcccttttttccccccatctgTTGCATCTCGGCATGTGGCTGCCGCTCCCTGCCTTTCCTGTGCTTGCTGCCCTTTCCCGCTCAGACCAAGCTGGATTTCGGGAGCACGTTTCCCCGCGCCGTGCTGCTTTGGGGTGGTTTCTCCTCTTGTTTTGGCTGCTTACCTGAATCTCTCTTCTCTGCCCTCTCTCGCATCCTCTGGCTTCTCCTCCCGCCTGGTTTGCTTGGGGCTCAGCTTTCTCCAGACCTGAATAGACTAAAGGAGAGATACGCCAGGACTAAGAGAGACATCCTGGCTTTAAGAGTTGGGGGGAGAGACatgcaggagctgaagcagaAGTACGATTGGAAGGTACTGTCCCTCCTCGGTCCTTTCCTGTCATCCCTTAAATTTcctggggggagggagaagaagcCCTTCCGTAGGGATGTGAATGCACCCGGGCTCGATCCAGCCCCTTTTGCCCACCAGCAGAGAAACAGTGCTGCGCTGCGAGCTGCCTCCTGCGTGTCTCGTGggcatggggacatggggacatctCCATTCCTTGTCACTTTCCCCATCTCGCCTGCATCCCCTGGTGCCTGCGTAGAGCAGCTCCCTGTCCCCGATCTGCCCAAACCATCTGCTttttgggtttttatttttttttttaaggggcgTTTGGACAAAGCGAGGTTCGGGCACCCTAGATGGATCTGAGAAGGTTTTCCCCGATACGGGGTCGGGAAGGAGGTTAAAGGGAGTGGAGCTCCCTGCAGATGTAGAATCTTATTGCAAAGCCTTTCCCTGCCCCAAACCACTCAGGTTGGTAGTTTACGGCCAGTTTGCACTGGGATTTTAGCAACTTGCACTAAAAACGTTGCAGTTTCAGGTGTGAAGGGCAAACGcccctttttcctcttgcaCGGGTGCACACCAAACCCCGCTGCAGTGGGCTGGATGAGCTCgtgcccctctcccctccctcctctctgctTTCACTGCATGCTCACGCTTTGCCTGCGCCTGCTTGCAAGCTGATGGCATGCGACTGCGTCCCCACGGAGGGGACAGAGGTGCAGGAGCCGACCCCTTTGGTGCTCagcttcctcccttccctcctcttcctcatcctccccgTTGGCCAGGGCTGGTTTTCTGTGGATAGAGGACTGGGGGAGATGCTGAGGGCAGTGTCCCTGAGGGGATGGGGTAGAGGGATGCAGTGCTGTGCGATCTCGAGCACCCCGGCCCCTCTCGCCCCCTGCCCAGATGACCCAGCTGATGAAAGCGGCCAAAAGCGGCACCAAGGACGGGCTGGAGAAGACCAAGATCGCGGTCATGAGGAAGGTCACCTTCCTGCACCGTAAAGAAGCACCAGGtgagcaggctgccagcagggagcccCCTTTGTTGCCTTTGAGAACCAAAAAAGCCCTTTTGGAAAGCATataaaaatccatgtttttCGTCTTGACTCCATATGGCTTCTAGCTTctctgttctatttttttttttttttccgttttatgcttttaaatgtattttccccGTTGCATTCCCAGCTCAGTCTGTTCAGCTCCCTCCTCGCCCTTCCCAAAGCACCCAAAGTCCCTCTTCCACCTCTCTGGGAGCGGGGTGGAGGGGGGGACACCAggccagcacccatgggtgttCCCAGTGGGACAGCAAGCAGGCAGGTTCTCCATACAGGATCAGTGCCAGGAGCTTTGGAACAGTTTAGGAAATGATGAATTTGGGCAGAACTGACTTTTGGGgtgttctgtgatttttttttcttgctcaatCCTACATAGCTACAGGGTCAGGTTTGAGGGGCAAACCCTCTGAAGCGTGGAGGTCCTTTCCCTGTGTGCTCATCCTTTCCCTGAAGGTGTTTCcatgtctctgctttgttttggctgctgtttgttctctgctctgccctgggatGAGGGGAGCAGCGCCGTTTTCTAGACAAGGGGTGAAAATGCaatcgtgtgtgtgtgtggtggtggggggggtcctggagcaaaccccagccccagctcagtgCCCATAACCCTTTGGCTGCCCCATAGGGGATGGGGAGCGTAGGAGGAGGGCGGCGGAGGTGGAAAAGCTGCCGCCTGCCCCCAGCATCTCGAGGGGGTTCCTGGAGCATCGCGGGCGAGGTAGGATCCTGCCAGGAGGTCCCCCTGGCTCTGCCAGGCCCCCCCTGGGGATCTGCCGTGTGTGCCCTGGCCTCGCTGCATGGCCCCGTGTGGATCTGTGTGTGAATTGGGGTGGGAACCTGGAGAAAAAGATGCTCCGAGCATCCCATCCCCACGGCGCGGAGCAGCGCCGTCTTCCtggcaggggggcagcagcaaGAGAGCTTGGGCAGCCCCCGCAGAGCCGGCAGCGAGGCGCTGGGATCCTCCCTGCCAAAattagggaaggaaaaaggtcACCCGGCCTGCAGCACCCTCCCCTCTGGTTATTTATACGCAGCGGGGAtgggagcggggcggcggggccggggcggctgGAGCGGGGCATGAGGCCGGCGCCATGTGGAGGAAggagctgtccctgccccacGACCCCATGGCCCGCtcgccctcctcttcctcaacTGCTTCGGCCTCGGGTAAGGCCTGCTTGGGCGCTGGGGAGCTCACGTGCCCCCGTTTTCTCTGCCatgctgctttcagctgctgtttttttccgCTCCTCCCTGCTCGCTCCCCCTCTTGGAGCAAGGACGTGGGGGGGTTCCTCAACCCGGGTCGCTTTTTGGGCAGGGTTTGTGCTCCCCCCCCGGGGCCCTGGCTCCTTTCTGGCTTGCAGGGCCTGACTCATGCTGGTGTCCGGTGACAGCGGCGGGGCTTGGGGACAGGCGATGCCGGCTTCCAGCTCCACTTGCAGCTGCGAACCCAAGCGGAGCCCCTGGAGcatcaaaaaagtaaaatatatatttttttttttggtgtttttgtggGTTGCTTTTCCTCGCAGGGGACTCGGAGGAGGAGGACACGGGCTTCTTGGAGGTCACCGTCTCGGACATGAAGCACCCACCACCAGAGCTCGGCCCCATGCCCGcggggctcagcccccagcaggtGGGTGCATCTTTGGGGTTCGGGGTGAGCACTtggcttccccttcccctttgagcAACCCAAAATAACAAAGGGCTGAGTCGGCAGAAAGCAGCGACGCCGTGTCAGCagcagggcggggggggggggggggggggcacttcTGCATGGGGGTTCTCGCCCCCCATCAGTTATTTGCGTGCCTTTCAGGTGGTGCGGCGACACATCCTGGGCTCCATCGTGCAGAGCGAGCGCAGCTACGTGGACTCCCTGAAGCGCATCCTGCAGGTGGGGGACCCtggttttgggggtggggggtgcaGGGCTGCGGGATGCTGACCCGCTGCCGTCGCTTGCAGGATTACAGGAACCCGCTGATGGAGATGGAGCCCAAGGTGCTGAGCGCCAGGAAGTGCCAGGTGGTGTTTTTCCGCCTGAAGGAGATCCTGCAGTGCCACTCCATGTTCCAGATCGCCCTCGCCTCCCGCGTGGCCGAGTGGGACTCGGCGGAGAAGATCGGGGACCTCTTCGTGGCCTCGGTAGGAGGGCGGTcgggtgctgctgcccagcctcccccagccctttccCAGCAGTAGGAGGGGGTGGAGGAACCAAGTGACACAGCCCCATCACGGGGTACCCCCAGCATTGCCCCAAAATGGCACAAGCCCCCACAGCCTGATTTTGGGGGGCCTGATGACACTTATCCTGCCCTTTCCCCCCATGCCAAGTTCTCCAAGTCGATGGTGCTGGACGTGTACAGCGACTACGTCAACAACTTCACCACTGCCATGTCCCTCATCAAGAAGGCTTGTCTCACCAAACCTGCCTTCCTCGACTTCCTCAAGGTCAGCGGGTCCCGAGTGTGGGCACACGGGGCTGCTGGTCACCGTTTGGGGTGAAAActcccctttttattgctttttcccCCCGCACAGAAGCGGCAGATGGCCAGCGCGGACCGGGTGACGCTCTACGGGCTGATGGTGAAGCCCATCCAGAGGTTCCCCCAATtcatcctgctcctgcaggtaTGGGTGAGGGGAGCCTGTGCCCATGGGGCACCCGCTTTGCACCCCACTttggcagcctggctgctgcaggaaagggtttaacaacaggcatttgatTCCTTTTTGGGGCTGGCAGTCTGCTTGTAGGGCTTTGGGcacttttcccccttcccaagGTGGGATGCTGGGAGGCTTTTCCTCCAAACTCTTGATTTTGCTGGTGATGCAAGCTATAGCATCCCCATTCACAGCCCGATGGGGCTGGTGTCACCCCGGTGATGTTTTTCCCCCCCAGGACATGCTGAAGAACACCCCCAAGGGCCATGCGGACCGCCTGTCCCTTCAGCTGGCGCTCACAGAGCTGGAGACGCTGGCGGAGAAGCTCAACGAGCAGAAGCGCGTGGCTGACCAGGTTGCTGAaatccagcagctctgcaagagCATCAGTGACCGTAGCAGCCTCAACAAGGTTTGTCCTTCGGCCTCGCTGCTCCTCCTCATCCCCTGCTGACAGGCGGCTTTGGGGCTGGGTTTCCATCCGTCCCCTCTGGCTGGTGTTTGCAGAAGTGCTGCGGTGCTGGGGCTCCCGGGAGGGGGTTTTGGAGAAGCCAAGCTCCCGTCTTCCCTGAAACACTGTCCCggagcaaaagcaaaaataaaagcctgcCGTTTGGAAATTCCCTTCCACCCCCACCCTACGGCACCAGCCCTCCAGGAGAAGGCTGGAGGGGGGTGAGCCAGGGCACGCCGCTTTTTTCTTCTGTCGCCTCCTCCCCTCCATCCATCTGCTTGATTTTGCAACCCCTGGTGGAAAACCATGCGTGAAGCTATTGCAACACATCCTGGGCCGTGCTGCAAGCACGTGGTGGCCTCCACAGCCTGTCCCTGTGGCTAGGACTTGGGGACAGAGGATAAAGGGACTCAGAAGGGGCTGCAAAAGGGCTGCGTTGATCCTTTTAGGGCTCTTTGCTCTCGGTGGTGTGAAATGCAGGGTGCAAATCTGTGGTGCAAAGgggctgcgctgtgcagagTTGGAGCACTTTGCACGGCTGTTtctgaggagctgggagcagcgaCTGCCAAAACTGCTTCCTGCTGATTTAGAGGAGCAAGTCCCAGTTGTGAAGGGAAAACCCTCACATGAGCCTAAAGCCCCCCAAAAACTGGAGGGGGTGGGATGCGGGCAGGGCCCCAAGGGCTGAGCCCCCTGCCCGCTCCatcccctctgcagctgctgagctcgGGGCAGcggcagctcctgctctgcgAGACGCTGACGGAGACGGTGTACGGTGACCGGGGGCAGCTCATCAAGTCCAAGGAGCGCAAGGTTTTCCTCCTCAACGACATGCTGGTCTGTGCCAACATCAACTTCAAGTACGTGCTGGCTGCCCCGCATCCCAAAATCACTCTGCAGAGTGCTGGCGTGGTCACCCCCCAGCAcctgtccccttccccacctcagTTTTGGGCTTAGTGGGTTCTGCTAGCTTTACCCCCAAAACTGCTTCTCGTTGTTTTAGAGGAGAGAGCCCAAGTTTGGGGATGCTTGATTGTCCCGAAAGCCTTGGGCAAAGCATCCGTGCCGTGATGCTGTGGGGAGCTCCTGGGGGTTTGGGGACCTTGTGGCTCAGACGTTGATGCTGCAAAAGGGGGGAAGGAAACTCTCTCTGGGCTCCCAgtgatgcttttttattaacatttccCCCCAATCCAGGCCAGTGAATCCAAGGTAGGCGCTGAGTGTGGTTTGTGTTTGCGTGCCCCACGTTTGGGGGTGCAAGCATGACCCGGTGCATGCTGTGGGGTTGCAAACAGAGGTTGGCACCTGCTTTTTGCAAGGGGAAGCGGTGGGGTTTGCAGGAcgagcagcaccagctgccgATTTACTTGCTTTTTGCCTCCTCCCTTGGCAGAGGCCAGCTGGAAATTAGCAGCCTGGTGCCCCTGGGCCCCAAATACGTGGTGAAGTGGAGCACGGCCCTCCCGCAGGtgcaggtggtggaggtggGGCAGGAGAGCGGTGCCTATGACAAGGACAACGTGGTCATCCACAACGCCGGCGCCAAGAAGCACGCGCCCACCGGGCCGGCCTCGCACAGTGAGCACCCGTCCCTGCCTCTGCACAGCCCgggtgggatggggagcagggacTGCTGCTCATGATCccctgtttcttccttttccaccTCCCCCCCACCAAGATAAAGTCTACCTGGGGCCGCCACGGCTgttccaggagctgcaggacctgCAGAAGGACCTGGCGGTGGTGGAGCAGATCACCCTTCTCATCAGCACGTTGCACGGCACCTACCAGGTACCTAAATGCCAAACTGGGGGCAAAACTTCACATTTAGGCACAAGCTCCCACATGCTCTGCcttggggagctgcaggggggctgTTGGGACACTCTGCTAACCCCATGGGTCCTGTCACCCTGTTCTGagctccacagcctccctgtgGCTAAAATATGGGGACCGAGGCTCCGTGGAGGTGCTTCCCTGAATTCTCACTTCCCCCAGAACCTGAACATGACGGTGGCCCAGGACTGgtgcctggctctgcagaggaTGATGAAGGTGAAGGAAGAGGAGATCCACTCTGCCAACAAGTGCCGCCTCcgtctcctgctgcctggcaaGCCGGACAAGTGGGTTCCCAAATGctcagggaggggaggaggctgAAGACAACCCACTGACTGAtttcttctccccccacccaGGTCTGGCCGCCCCATCAGCGTCATGGTGGTCTTCATCACTCCCAGCCCCCTGAGCAAGATCTCCTGGGTGAACCGTCTGCACTTGGCCAAGATTGGGCTGCGTAAGTAGATGGCTGGGGTGGCTCttgcttctgaaagcaaaatctgGGAGCAGAGAGGGGTTTGAGTCCTGGTGGGGGACTGGTAGCAGGGAAAGTGTTGGACCAAGGTGGTGGGAGAAGTTTTCAGCTGGTTTGCATGCTGGCTGGAAGTGGGAAATGATGGGAATGATGTTTCTCCCTCAAAATGCTTTGCATTACGACACTCTGGGGTGGCATCTCTGGGATGCTTGTTGATGGATCCCAGCTTGGCCTTGTGCTGGTGCTGACGTTGCCCTGTTTTTCCATGAAATGGCACAAATAAACAAGGGGGGAGCCCTTTGTCCTGACACCTCTGTGCCTCTATTCCTTTTTAACTCCATGAgccactgcaggaaaaaaaaaaaaaaaaaaagtttaatgaaagaaaaaaaaatcattccagCCCAGGGGGGATCTAAGCACTCAAATAtgatttcaaatgatttttgattctcttgtttttaacagtttgtgttgtttttaatctggGATGCCTGGGGCATAATCCTGTATCTGCAAGTTAGAAATGAAAACGCATTAAAGCCTAATGTGAAGAAACACATtagtggtttctttttcctcccttacaTATATagtgttttgggggggggggggcttttttGCCTCTGCTCAATGCAGTTGCTTGGCTGTGCACTGCAGTGAGGTGCAAGAGTTTGGAGAAGGAATTGGggtgtgcccccagccccctgcagaTGGTGGTGGCTTGGGGTTGGGAAtgtgaggctgtgctgggcatgGGGTGTTTAATGCATCCCAAAAGCTGGTGCTGGGGTGGGTGATGTGGCTTCCCCTGCTGCACCCAGGCTTGCTCATTTTgcgagggagctgggggtgtccTGGCCATCCTCGAACTACTCTGCTCCCCCCCAGGGGAGGAGAACCAGCCAGGCTGGCTCTGTCCCGACGAAGACAAGAAGAGCAAAGCTCCTTTCTGGTGCCCCATCCTCTCCTGCCACATGTCCGCCTTCTCCTCCAAGGCCCTCGATTTGCAGGTAAAGGCGATGTCCAACCTCCCCTCCAACACCTGAATTGCTCTTTCCCCTTCACCTCCATGTGCAGGGAGGATACAGGCTGAAATCCCACGGGGGGCTGGTTGGGAGGGGATGGCTGAGCTGCTTGCAAGGGCAGAAATGGGTGCAATCCATCCTGGTTGGGGGTTGAAAAATAAGGAACATTAGCTGGGTTTGGGCTGGGCCCTGATTTTGGGGCATGTGCTGTGTACTGTGCATGAGCTGGGATAAATGTGTGTGTCTCCTGCAGCTCGGCGCCGCGGTGCACAACCCCGTGCAGTCCTCGCTACTGGGCTTCTCCGCCATCAGCACCTCGCTGCCGCAGGGCTACCTCTGGGTGAGCAAAACGAGCCCCAAAACGGGGTGAAAAACACCAGGTTTCCTCAGGAACCCATCAGAGGAAAAGCTAAAAACGGTTTTGTGGTCCCTGCAGGTTGGGGGTGGCCAGGAAGGCGCAGGGGGGCAGGTGGAGATCTTCTCCCTCAATCGCTCGGTGCCGCGGACGGTCAAGTCCTTCCCGGTGGCCTCACCGGTGCTGTGCATGGAGTACATCCCCGAGGCGACTGAAGGGGACACAACGGGGTCTGAGGAGACCCGGGCAGGCACCGAGCAGCCCCCTACAGCCCTGCACCCCACTGTTTGCTTGGGACTGCAGGACGGCAGGTGAGCACCCTGGAGGGAAGGCACGGGCAGGGGTGCGTGCACTTGTGCGCATGCGCTGCTCTTGCAGCCCTCCTCCGTGTGCAATTGCTGCAAAGAGCTTTGCACTGAAATTTTATGGCAATGAGGACTGGTACTCCCCGGTCCTCATCCTGCTCTCGCATCTCCCCTTTTCCCACTAGCATCGCAGTGTATGGCAGCGTGGACACGGGGACACAGTGCTTGCTGACCTGCAAGAGCCCGGGCATGCAGCCTGTCCTGTGCCTGAAGCACAGCTCTGAGTACCTGTTTGCGGGGCTGCAGGATGGCACCGTGGCTGCGTACCCCAGGAACAATGGTGAGGGCACCCCCATGCATGGTTTTGGTCCCAAAACAGAGAGCGGGGCACCGTAGGTGGGCTGGCTGCTAAAACAGTGATAGAAGCaccattttatgtttttcctttgctgtttcatCCCCTGCCTTGCAACCCTGGGGTGcgtgtggtggtggtgggatgacattattttgttttgccaggATCAGTGGGGTTTGGTTTGAGGGAAATGTGCAGTGAAAGGTCCCAGTGGCAAAGGGCTGATGCAGCATGAAAGAGTTTGCTTGGAGGGTGGCAGCACCTGGGGACTGCTGGGTCCTTTCTGGGTGCACAAGGACC includes these proteins:
- the ARHGEF10L gene encoding rho guanine nucleotide exchange factor 10-like protein isoform X2, producing MSTVKMERLGDGPRQSVRTPCAMASSELPPCPAVGDRLAPEAPGALPHGEEDLGEAFDFEDSDEEDDEDSAAEAEPSRGAVLQAPPRRRRATSSSIEGLVLETQEGLPAGVSNGEAGGAPPDIGTQTWKSKSSHRGERFEFPAVEDDVIYDDVPCENLDADQDGAERSLIYEDVQRGEGPRAGEDLGWSSSEFESYSEDSGEESKPEAEPAKQRASFQPKLSPDLNRLKERYARTKRDILALRVGGRDMQELKQKYDWKMTQLMKAAKSGTKDGLEKTKIAVMRKVTFLHRKEAPGDSEEEDTGFLEVTVSDMKHPPPELGPMPAGLSPQQVVRRHILGSIVQSERSYVDSLKRILQDYRNPLMEMEPKVLSARKCQVVFFRLKEILQCHSMFQIALASRVAEWDSAEKIGDLFVASFSKSMVLDVYSDYVNNFTTAMSLIKKACLTKPAFLDFLKKRQMASADRVTLYGLMVKPIQRFPQFILLLQDMLKNTPKGHADRLSLQLALTELETLAEKLNEQKRVADQVAEIQQLCKSISDRSSLNKLLSSGQRQLLLCETLTETVYGDRGQLIKSKERKVFLLNDMLVCANINFKGQLEISSLVPLGPKYVVKWSTALPQVQVVEVGQESGAYDKDNVVIHNAGAKKHAPTGPASHNKVYLGPPRLFQELQDLQKDLAVVEQITLLISTLHGTYQNLNMTVAQDWCLALQRMMKVKEEEIHSANKCRLRLLLPGKPDKSGRPISVMVVFITPSPLSKISWVNRLHLAKIGLREENQPGWLCPDEDKKSKAPFWCPILSCHMSAFSSKALDLQLGAAVHNPVQSSLLGFSAISTSLPQGYLWVGGGQEGAGGQVEIFSLNRSVPRTVKSFPVASPVLCMEYIPEATEGDTTGSEETRAGTEQPPTALHPTVCLGLQDGSIAVYGSVDTGTQCLLTCKSPGMQPVLCLKHSSEYLFAGLQDGTVAAYPRNNGGLWDLAERPTCLTVGTGPVRALLTLDETVWASCANQVTVLNASSLRTQQTFEAHPDTEASVTHMIKAGSGVWMAFSLGSSIRLFHTETLEHLQEINIATRTTFVLPGQKHVRVTSLLICQGLLWVGTDQGIIVLLPVPRLEGIPKITGKGMVSLNGHGGPVEFLAVALSTLAPDVLKGNQEEEEGEEEKTPELDGPPPREMRKKGILLQYRLRSTAHLPGQLLSVRDAPAGTSGTPEHTEEDGSIYEMADDPDVWVRSRPCARDAPRKEISSVAIISGGRGYRNFSAEPQRRGGEADSTLLIWQVPLML